A genomic segment from Mus caroli chromosome 17, CAROLI_EIJ_v1.1, whole genome shotgun sequence encodes:
- the Trem2 gene encoding triggering receptor expressed on myeloid cells 2 isoform X2 encodes MGPLHQFLLLLITALSQALNTTVLQGMAGQSLRVSCTYDALKHWGRRKAWCRQLGEEGPCQRVVSTHGVWLLAFLKKRNGSTVIADDTLAGTVTITLKNLQAGDAGLYQCQSLRGREAEVLQKVLVEVLEDPLDDQDAGDLWVPEESESFEGAQVEHSTSRNQETSFPPTSILLLLACVLLSKFLAASILWAVARGRQKPETPVVRGLDCGQDAGHQLQILTGPGGT; translated from the exons ATGGGACCTCTTCACCAGTTTCTCCTGCTGCTGATCACAG CGCTGTCCCAAGCCCTCAACACCACGGTGCTGCAGGGCATGGCTGGCCAGTCCTTGAGGGTGTCATGTACTTATGACGCCTTGAAGCACTGGGGGAGACGGAAGGCCTGGTGTCGGCAGCTGGGTGAGGAGGGCCCATGCCAGCGTGTGGTGAGCACACACGGTGTGTGGCTGCTGGCCTTCCTGAAGAAGCGGAATGGGAGCACAGTCATCGCAGATGACACCCTTGCTGGAACCGTCACCATCACTCTGAAGAACCTCCAAGCCGGTGACGCTGGCCTTTACCAGTGTCAGAGCCTCCGAGGGCGAGAGGCTGAGGTCCTGCAGAAGGTCCTGGTGGAGGTGCTAGAGg ACCCTCTAGATGACCAAGATGCCGGAGATCTCTGGGTCCCCGAGGAGTCAGAGAGTTTCGAGGGTGCCCAAGTGGAACACAGCACCTCCAG GAATCAAGAgacctccttcccacccacctCCATTCTTCTCCTCCTGGCCTGTGTTCTCCTGAGCAAGTTTCTTGCAGCCAGCATCCTCTGGGCTGTGGCCAGGGGCAGGCAGAAGCCGGAAACACCTGTGGTCAGAGGGCTGGACTGTGGCCAAGATGCTGGGCACCAACTTCAGATCCTCACTG GACCCGGAGGTACGTGA
- the Trem2 gene encoding triggering receptor expressed on myeloid cells 2 isoform X1, translating into MGPLHQFLLLLITALSQALNTTVLQGMAGQSLRVSCTYDALKHWGRRKAWCRQLGEEGPCQRVVSTHGVWLLAFLKKRNGSTVIADDTLAGTVTITLKNLQAGDAGLYQCQSLRGREAEVLQKVLVEVLEDPLDDQDAGDLWVPEESESFEGAQVEHSTSRQVSSCGSSLAYHLPPLSKESRDLLPTHLHSSPPGLCSPEQVSCSQHPLGCGQGQAEAGNTCGQRAGLWPRCWAPTSDPHWTRRYVREF; encoded by the exons ATGGGACCTCTTCACCAGTTTCTCCTGCTGCTGATCACAG CGCTGTCCCAAGCCCTCAACACCACGGTGCTGCAGGGCATGGCTGGCCAGTCCTTGAGGGTGTCATGTACTTATGACGCCTTGAAGCACTGGGGGAGACGGAAGGCCTGGTGTCGGCAGCTGGGTGAGGAGGGCCCATGCCAGCGTGTGGTGAGCACACACGGTGTGTGGCTGCTGGCCTTCCTGAAGAAGCGGAATGGGAGCACAGTCATCGCAGATGACACCCTTGCTGGAACCGTCACCATCACTCTGAAGAACCTCCAAGCCGGTGACGCTGGCCTTTACCAGTGTCAGAGCCTCCGAGGGCGAGAGGCTGAGGTCCTGCAGAAGGTCCTGGTGGAGGTGCTAGAGg ACCCTCTAGATGACCAAGATGCCGGAGATCTCTGGGTCCCCGAGGAGTCAGAGAGTTTCGAGGGTGCCCAAGTGGAACACAGCACCTCCAG GCAGGTTTCATCCTGTGGGTCATCTCTAGCCtaccatcttcctcctctttccaagGAATCAAGAgacctccttcccacccacctCCATTCTTCTCCTCCTGGCCTGTGTTCTCCTGAGCAAGTTTCTTGCAGCCAGCATCCTCTGGGCTGTGGCCAGGGGCAGGCAGAAGCCGGAAACACCTGTGGTCAGAGGGCTGGACTGTGGCCAAGATGCTGGGCACCAACTTCAGATCCTCACTG GACCCGGAGGTACGTGAGAGAATTCTGA